Proteins found in one Arthrobacter sp. U41 genomic segment:
- a CDS encoding glycoside hydrolase family 16 protein — protein MKKCTTLFSGAAIAALLSLTASLGAVAAPGGTPAAPPTAGAGTYKCTLKFSTGVPPCTLQAAPAPAAAPAPAAAVAPAPAPAAEPAPAAAAPAAAPATVLPASTGSSLMPLGVPGAWSQTFSDDFNGTTLDTNKWSSSWFGGGTMNKVRTDPANVSVGGGTLSLTLSDAGTGGLVSSNPKDTATTGYEFRTGYTEARISFPGNGTVLHNWPAWWTTGQSWPATGENDIAEVLKGKLTSNYHSGSGTHNQGTISGAWGNEFHTYGLWRKANLSEVYVDGIKVKSFPTDDGNAAQYLVLNVGKAGTSTAYGPASEMKVDYVRAWQ, from the coding sequence ATGAAGAAATGCACAACATTGTTTTCCGGTGCGGCCATAGCGGCCCTGCTGTCCCTCACTGCATCCCTCGGCGCCGTTGCGGCCCCCGGGGGAACCCCGGCCGCGCCGCCAACCGCAGGGGCAGGCACCTACAAGTGCACCCTCAAGTTCAGCACAGGGGTGCCTCCCTGCACGCTTCAAGCGGCGCCCGCGCCCGCCGCGGCCCCTGCCCCGGCCGCTGCAGTTGCACCCGCACCCGCACCCGCGGCAGAGCCTGCTCCGGCAGCCGCAGCGCCGGCGGCAGCACCCGCCACGGTACTGCCGGCCTCGACCGGTTCCTCACTGATGCCCCTGGGGGTCCCGGGCGCATGGTCGCAGACTTTCAGCGATGACTTCAACGGAACCACGCTCGACACCAACAAATGGTCCAGTTCCTGGTTCGGCGGCGGCACAATGAACAAGGTCAGGACGGACCCGGCCAACGTCTCGGTCGGCGGCGGAACCCTCTCGCTGACATTGTCGGACGCCGGCACCGGCGGCCTCGTGTCCTCGAACCCGAAGGACACCGCCACCACCGGCTACGAGTTCCGGACCGGCTACACGGAGGCCCGCATCTCCTTCCCCGGCAACGGGACCGTGCTGCACAACTGGCCTGCGTGGTGGACCACCGGACAGTCCTGGCCGGCGACCGGTGAGAACGACATCGCCGAGGTGCTCAAGGGAAAGCTGACGTCCAACTACCATTCGGGCTCCGGTACCCACAACCAGGGCACCATTTCCGGCGCGTGGGGGAACGAATTCCACACCTACGGCCTGTGGCGCAAGGCCAACCTCTCCGAGGTCTACGTCGACGGCATCAAGGTCAAGTCCTTCCCCACCGACGACGGCAATGCCGCCCAGTACCTCGTGCTGAATGTCGGCAAGGCCGGCACCAGCACGGCGTACGGGCCGGCCTCCGAGATGAAGGTTGATTACGTCAGGGCTTGGCAGTAG
- a CDS encoding cation-translocating P-type ATPase has product MNAPSRRPGPGDTWHRPAGTTPDDAAAGTNAVPWHVRRAMEALQALDVNPETGLDSDEADRRREIYGANELRSAPPVPLWRKVLRQFQDPLIYLLLAAIAISVLAWAVEGAAGVPIDALVIGAVVLFNGVLGFVQENKAESAVAALRLMTAANSMVLRDGELKTVPSADLVPGDILVLNEGDSVGADARLITASSLGVAESSLTGESALVFKDPALLNGTVPLGDRLNMVFKGTAVARGVGRAVVTGTAMDTEVGAIAGMLAAAEDAPTPLQREIAGISKLLGITVIGIAVVVMATIIIVNGVSTLSGLVAVLLLGVSLAVAAVPEGLPAILSVVLAIGVQNMAKRKAVVKELHSVETLGSASVIASDKTGTLTRNEMTICRITTASGLVELTGVGYRPEGAVLHNGQQLRDPALLQEARMVLAGGSFANNAQLREHDGGWEIQGDPTEAAFLVAARKLEGVTDRVDEFDRDGEIPFTSERKLMSALARHREADTLSLVTKGAPDVLLQRCTGLQLGSDVVPLDADRRARALADIEELSAQAFRTLGVAYRQYTEADRHEADVLTEEDESTLVYVGVVGILDPPRTEAAPAVAEARRAGIRVVMITGDHPLSAARIAGDLGITRPGERAVTGAELDKLDEDGLRALTLNTSVYARVAPQNKLQIITALQAHGNVVAMTGDGVNDAPALKTADIGIAMGVTGTEVTKEASNMILGDDNFATIVSAVHQGRVIFENIEKFLRYLLSSNMGEVFTVFLGVVFAGAMGLAGASAGEVAVPLLATQILWINLVTDSGPALAMGVDPEIDDVMARGPRKRGDRILGTRMWLGILSIGLVMGVASLLTIDIFLPGGLVPGGTESLDVARTAGFTTLVFAQLFNAFNSRSETTTAFRRLFVNKWLWGSVLLATVLQVAVVELPFLQQAFGTASLDPGQWAVCVVMASTVLWFDELRKIALRLAGRRRAAQAPR; this is encoded by the coding sequence ATGAACGCCCCGTCGCGCCGTCCCGGTCCGGGAGACACCTGGCACAGGCCTGCAGGCACGACGCCGGACGACGCCGCGGCCGGGACCAATGCGGTCCCGTGGCACGTCCGGCGTGCCATGGAGGCCCTGCAGGCGCTTGACGTCAACCCTGAGACGGGGCTGGACTCGGACGAAGCGGACCGGCGCCGCGAAATCTACGGAGCCAATGAACTCCGTTCCGCACCGCCCGTTCCGCTGTGGCGGAAGGTCCTCAGGCAATTCCAGGATCCGCTGATCTACCTCCTGCTGGCCGCCATCGCCATCTCGGTCCTTGCCTGGGCGGTGGAAGGTGCCGCCGGGGTACCGATCGACGCCCTCGTGATTGGGGCCGTGGTCCTGTTCAACGGCGTGCTCGGCTTCGTTCAGGAGAACAAAGCCGAGAGCGCCGTCGCCGCACTGCGGCTGATGACGGCGGCGAACTCCATGGTGCTGCGGGACGGTGAACTGAAAACGGTGCCGTCCGCGGATTTGGTGCCGGGAGACATCCTGGTCCTCAATGAGGGCGATTCCGTCGGTGCCGATGCCCGGCTAATCACGGCGAGTTCCCTGGGTGTCGCTGAGTCCTCCCTCACCGGCGAAAGCGCGCTGGTTTTCAAGGACCCGGCCCTCCTCAATGGCACCGTCCCCTTGGGGGACCGGCTGAACATGGTCTTCAAGGGGACGGCTGTCGCCCGGGGCGTGGGCCGCGCGGTGGTCACCGGAACCGCGATGGACACCGAGGTCGGTGCGATCGCGGGAATGCTGGCCGCCGCTGAGGACGCCCCGACCCCGCTGCAGCGCGAAATCGCGGGCATCAGCAAGCTGCTCGGCATCACAGTGATCGGGATCGCCGTCGTCGTGATGGCCACGATCATCATCGTGAACGGGGTGTCCACGCTGAGCGGGCTCGTCGCCGTCCTGCTGCTGGGGGTCTCGCTCGCCGTGGCGGCTGTACCCGAGGGGCTGCCTGCCATCCTGTCCGTGGTGCTCGCCATCGGCGTCCAGAACATGGCCAAACGCAAGGCCGTCGTCAAGGAGCTGCACTCGGTGGAAACGCTCGGCTCCGCCTCCGTCATCGCCTCGGACAAGACCGGCACACTCACACGCAACGAAATGACCATTTGCCGGATCACGACCGCCTCCGGCCTGGTCGAACTCACCGGTGTCGGCTACCGGCCGGAGGGCGCAGTGCTCCACAACGGCCAGCAACTGCGTGATCCGGCCCTGCTCCAGGAGGCACGCATGGTGCTGGCCGGCGGCTCCTTCGCCAACAACGCGCAGCTTCGGGAGCACGACGGCGGGTGGGAGATCCAGGGCGACCCGACGGAAGCGGCGTTCCTCGTCGCCGCCCGGAAGCTGGAAGGCGTCACGGACCGCGTTGACGAGTTCGACCGGGACGGCGAAATCCCGTTCACCTCGGAGCGGAAACTGATGTCCGCGCTGGCCCGCCACCGTGAGGCCGACACCCTGTCCCTGGTCACGAAGGGCGCCCCGGACGTCCTGCTGCAACGATGCACCGGTCTGCAGCTCGGCAGCGACGTCGTCCCGCTGGACGCGGACCGCCGCGCCCGGGCACTGGCCGACATCGAGGAGCTCTCCGCCCAGGCCTTCCGCACCCTCGGCGTGGCCTACCGCCAATACACCGAAGCGGACCGCCACGAAGCGGACGTGCTCACCGAGGAAGACGAGAGCACGCTCGTGTATGTCGGCGTCGTCGGAATCCTGGACCCGCCCCGGACCGAAGCGGCCCCCGCGGTGGCCGAGGCGCGGCGGGCCGGTATCCGCGTCGTGATGATCACCGGGGACCACCCGCTCAGCGCGGCGCGGATCGCCGGCGATCTCGGGATCACCAGGCCGGGGGAGCGGGCAGTCACGGGCGCCGAACTGGACAAACTGGACGAGGACGGCCTGCGCGCGCTCACCCTGAACACCTCCGTGTACGCGCGGGTCGCCCCGCAGAACAAACTGCAGATCATCACCGCCCTGCAGGCCCACGGCAATGTGGTGGCGATGACCGGGGACGGCGTCAATGACGCGCCCGCGCTGAAGACCGCGGACATCGGCATCGCCATGGGTGTCACCGGCACCGAGGTCACCAAGGAAGCCTCGAACATGATCCTGGGCGATGACAACTTCGCCACGATTGTCTCGGCGGTGCACCAGGGCCGGGTCATCTTCGAGAACATCGAAAAATTCCTGCGGTACCTGCTTTCCTCGAACATGGGTGAAGTGTTCACGGTGTTCCTCGGCGTCGTGTTCGCCGGCGCCATGGGCCTGGCCGGAGCGAGCGCCGGCGAAGTCGCCGTGCCGTTGCTGGCGACCCAGATCCTCTGGATCAATCTCGTGACCGACTCCGGACCCGCTCTCGCGATGGGCGTTGATCCCGAAATTGACGACGTCATGGCACGCGGGCCCCGCAAACGCGGCGACCGCATCCTCGGCACCCGGATGTGGCTGGGCATCCTGAGCATCGGGCTGGTCATGGGTGTCGCGTCGCTGCTGACCATCGACATCTTCCTGCCGGGCGGGCTGGTCCCGGGCGGCACCGAATCGCTCGACGTCGCACGGACCGCCGGCTTCACCACCCTGGTGTTCGCCCAGCTGTTCAACGCCTTCAACTCCCGTTCGGAGACGACGACGGCCTTCCGCCGGCTCTTCGTGAACAAATGGCTCTGGGGCTCCGTGCTGCTGGCTACGGTGCTTCAGGTCGCCGTCGTCGAGCTGCCCTTCCTGCAGCAGGCCTTCGGGACAGCGTCCCTGGACCCCGGTCAGTGGGCCGTCTGTGTCGTGATGGCCTCGACCGTGCTCTGGTTTGATGAGCTCCGCAAGATTGCCCTTCGGCTGGCCGGACGTCGCCGCGCCGCGCAGGCACCCCGCTGA
- a CDS encoding DNA polymerase III subunit delta' — protein sequence MSVWDDLQGQPAVVAQLRQAAQGEGPTHAWLFTGPPGSGRSNAAKAFAAALNCDQDDVGLRGCGECAACLTILGETHSDVAFVRTEKVTITIDEARELVSSAGNRPSSARWRIIVVEDADRMAERTTNVLLKAIEEPTPRTVWMLCAPSPADVLVTIRSRCRTVALRLPPAADVAALLVKRDGVDPAVAERAARAAQSHVGIARRLARDPEARERRLETVRFPLGLRGVTAAVLMAEKLVKIATEEANSSNDERDTAEKAALLATLGAPESGTLPPSMRGQVKQLEDDQKRRAKRSVTDSLDRTLTDLLSFYRDVLIIQMGNAVELVNVELRSELVEFARHSSAETTLARMDAINKARKRITTSNVAPLLTIESMAASLI from the coding sequence ATGAGCGTCTGGGACGACCTCCAGGGCCAGCCCGCCGTCGTGGCCCAACTGCGCCAGGCAGCCCAGGGTGAGGGCCCAACCCATGCGTGGCTCTTCACCGGCCCGCCGGGTTCGGGCCGGTCCAACGCGGCGAAGGCCTTCGCCGCGGCCTTGAACTGCGACCAGGACGACGTCGGGCTGCGCGGCTGCGGCGAATGCGCAGCCTGCCTGACCATCCTGGGCGAAACGCACTCCGATGTGGCTTTTGTACGCACTGAAAAGGTCACCATCACCATCGACGAGGCCCGCGAGCTTGTCTCCTCTGCCGGCAACCGGCCGTCCTCGGCGCGCTGGCGCATCATCGTCGTCGAGGACGCGGACCGGATGGCGGAGCGCACCACCAACGTGCTGCTCAAGGCGATCGAGGAACCCACCCCGCGCACCGTCTGGATGCTGTGCGCGCCTTCCCCCGCCGACGTCCTGGTCACCATCCGCTCCCGGTGCCGCACGGTGGCGCTGCGGCTGCCGCCCGCGGCCGACGTCGCCGCCCTGCTGGTCAAGCGCGACGGCGTGGACCCCGCCGTCGCTGAACGTGCCGCCCGGGCAGCGCAAAGCCACGTCGGGATCGCCCGCCGCCTGGCCCGGGATCCGGAAGCCCGCGAGCGGAGGCTCGAAACCGTGCGGTTCCCCCTGGGGCTCCGCGGCGTGACCGCCGCGGTTTTGATGGCGGAGAAGCTCGTCAAGATCGCCACCGAGGAAGCCAACAGCTCCAACGACGAGCGCGACACGGCCGAAAAAGCCGCCCTGCTCGCCACCCTGGGAGCCCCCGAAAGCGGGACACTGCCGCCGTCCATGCGCGGCCAGGTCAAGCAGCTTGAGGACGACCAGAAGCGCCGCGCCAAGCGTTCCGTGACAGACTCGCTCGACCGCACGCTCACCGATCTGCTGTCGTTCTACCGGGATGTGCTGATCATCCAGATGGGGAACGCCGTGGAGCTGGTCAATGTTGAGCTCAGGAGTGAGCTCGTTGAGTTCGCGCGCCATTCCTCCGCCGAAACCACACTTGCCCGGATGGACGCCATCAACAAGGCCCGCAAACGCATTACGACATCCAACGTGGCTCCGCTGCTGACGATCGAATCCATGGCGGCCAGCCTCATCTGA
- a CDS encoding MFS transporter yields the protein MGRPRRNLSARQRVSRSALPGATRGFVWGPVIGFGLVSLAADVVSDGARPLAGPLLAQLGASALLVGLVTGGAEAAAQGLRLVFGPWADRTRRYWTFTLAGYALTAVCVPLLAVAPWAGGSGLVLAAALIIGDRVGKAVRSPAKTVLLAAVARPVGRGRGFAVHKSLDLAGALLGPVLVWAVLAASGNLSAAFAVLAVPAGAAMLLLFWLRRQVADAGAGRPAPEEEGGGRQAAVEPPSPGAAGRPASLFTRSFALFAVAAFFWSAGLVAFGVISYHLTTAAAVPVAVVPLLYAGAMAAAALGALATGVLYDRSGAWVLLALPLLIAAVPVLALAPAAGVVFSGVLVWGTALGIQDSTVKALVADLVPEPRQGTAYGVFAAFEGAGALAGGALYGALYDTRPLLIAAVAVLQLLAFVVLVAALRSPRSPRSPRRQL from the coding sequence ATGGGCCGTCCCCGACGAAACCTTTCAGCCCGCCAGCGGGTAAGCCGATCTGCCCTGCCCGGCGCCACCCGGGGGTTTGTCTGGGGTCCGGTGATCGGCTTTGGCCTCGTCAGCCTGGCCGCCGATGTCGTCTCCGACGGCGCGAGGCCGCTGGCTGGCCCCCTGCTCGCCCAGCTGGGTGCGTCCGCGCTGCTCGTCGGCCTCGTGACGGGCGGCGCCGAAGCCGCCGCGCAGGGACTCCGGCTGGTGTTCGGGCCTTGGGCGGACCGGACGCGCAGGTACTGGACGTTCACACTGGCCGGATATGCGCTTACGGCGGTCTGTGTGCCGCTGCTGGCCGTGGCGCCCTGGGCCGGCGGATCCGGGCTGGTTCTGGCCGCGGCGCTGATTATCGGGGACAGGGTCGGGAAAGCCGTCCGCAGCCCGGCAAAGACCGTGCTGCTGGCGGCGGTCGCCAGGCCCGTGGGCCGCGGCCGCGGTTTCGCCGTCCACAAGTCCCTCGACCTCGCCGGTGCGCTGCTCGGGCCGGTCCTGGTCTGGGCGGTACTCGCGGCCAGCGGGAACCTGTCGGCGGCCTTCGCGGTGCTGGCCGTTCCGGCCGGGGCGGCTATGCTCCTGCTGTTCTGGCTGCGCCGCCAGGTGGCGGATGCCGGCGCCGGCCGGCCGGCGCCGGAGGAAGAGGGCGGAGGCCGGCAGGCCGCCGTTGAACCGCCGTCTCCGGGAGCTGCCGGCCGCCCGGCGTCGTTGTTTACGCGCAGTTTTGCCCTGTTCGCTGTCGCCGCCTTCTTCTGGAGCGCCGGGCTGGTTGCCTTCGGGGTCATTTCCTACCACCTCACGACGGCGGCGGCCGTTCCGGTCGCGGTGGTCCCGTTGCTGTACGCCGGTGCGATGGCGGCGGCGGCCCTTGGCGCCCTCGCCACGGGTGTCCTCTACGACCGGTCCGGCGCCTGGGTGCTCCTCGCGCTGCCCCTGCTGATCGCTGCCGTGCCGGTGCTGGCTCTGGCGCCGGCGGCCGGGGTGGTCTTTTCCGGTGTCCTCGTCTGGGGCACGGCTCTGGGCATCCAGGACTCGACCGTCAAGGCGCTGGTCGCGGATCTGGTGCCGGAACCGCGCCAGGGGACAGCGTACGGCGTTTTTGCGGCCTTCGAGGGGGCCGGGGCGCTGGCGGGCGGGGCCCTGTACGGCGCGCTTTATGACACCCGCCCGCTGCTGATCGCGGCTGTGGCGGTCCTGCAGCTGCTCGCGTTCGTGGTGCTGGTTGCGGCCCTCCGCAGCCCCCGCAGTCCCCGCAGTCCCCGGCGGCAGCTTTAG
- a CDS encoding alpha/beta hydrolase yields MKSARAVSARSRSVAIGMRTAGAVALAMVLSSCTLFGGGDSGAKNSSTPNPEIASAAPAELRSYYTQQVDWTPCETDFQCAKVKVPLDYSQPDGDSIEIAALKLSTKGTSQGSLLINPGGPGGSGYDFVRDAGATHFSEKVRANFDIVGFDPRGVKRSAPVTCLTDQERDASRAKIYALDTDAGLAETLADNKVIAAKCEEKAGPVLGHIDTVSSAKDLDILRASLNDTKLNYMGFSYGTFLGSTYASLFPDNVGRMVLDGAMDPSLSNEELTSGQAKAFEKALRTYVERCLQGGGCPLSGSVDNGIQQIRDAIAAVEANPVRAKDGRVVSASTLVTGMIVPLYNDDNWPLLTQALDAIMKNDATPFLRLADFNAEREPDGSYSSNSTFAFTAINCLDYPMVTDTAGMRADEQQLRLASPTFGKYFAYGGTNCKDWPYKNVRTPAPVEYKGSADIVVIGTTGDPATPVEWASSLRKQLGQASLLTWEGEGHTAYGRSNDCIGNAVDGYLVDGKTPADNTVC; encoded by the coding sequence ATGAAGTCTGCACGAGCAGTGTCCGCCAGATCCCGATCCGTTGCGATCGGCATGCGGACAGCAGGCGCCGTGGCACTGGCCATGGTGCTCTCCTCGTGCACCCTGTTCGGCGGCGGCGACAGCGGGGCAAAAAACTCCAGTACACCGAATCCGGAGATCGCCTCCGCCGCGCCCGCCGAGCTCCGGAGCTACTACACGCAGCAGGTTGACTGGACCCCCTGCGAGACGGACTTCCAGTGCGCCAAGGTCAAGGTCCCGCTCGATTACAGCCAGCCGGACGGCGACAGCATCGAAATCGCGGCGCTCAAATTGTCCACGAAGGGCACCAGCCAGGGCAGCCTGCTCATCAACCCCGGCGGACCCGGCGGCTCGGGCTACGACTTCGTCAGGGACGCCGGAGCCACCCATTTCTCGGAAAAGGTCCGCGCGAACTTTGACATTGTGGGCTTCGACCCGCGCGGTGTGAAGCGCTCCGCCCCGGTCACCTGCCTGACGGATCAGGAACGCGACGCCTCCCGCGCGAAGATCTATGCCCTGGACACCGACGCCGGCCTGGCCGAAACCCTGGCTGATAACAAGGTGATCGCCGCCAAGTGCGAGGAAAAGGCCGGGCCGGTCCTGGGCCACATCGACACCGTCAGTTCCGCCAAGGACCTGGACATCCTGCGTGCGTCCCTCAACGACACCAAGCTGAACTACATGGGGTTCTCCTATGGGACGTTCCTCGGTTCAACATACGCCTCGCTGTTCCCTGACAACGTCGGCCGGATGGTCCTGGACGGTGCAATGGACCCGTCCCTGAGCAATGAGGAGCTCACCAGCGGCCAGGCCAAAGCCTTTGAAAAAGCCCTCCGCACCTACGTGGAACGCTGCCTCCAGGGCGGCGGCTGCCCGCTCAGTGGCAGCGTCGACAACGGGATCCAGCAGATCCGGGACGCGATCGCCGCCGTGGAAGCCAACCCCGTGCGCGCCAAGGACGGCCGGGTGGTCTCGGCGTCCACGCTGGTCACCGGCATGATCGTCCCGCTGTACAACGACGACAACTGGCCGCTCCTGACGCAGGCACTCGACGCGATCATGAAAAATGATGCGACGCCGTTCCTGAGGCTGGCCGACTTCAACGCCGAGCGGGAACCCGACGGCAGCTACTCCTCGAACAGCACCTTCGCCTTCACCGCCATCAACTGCCTTGACTACCCCATGGTGACGGACACTGCCGGGATGCGCGCGGACGAGCAGCAGCTGCGCCTGGCTTCGCCCACATTCGGCAAGTACTTCGCCTACGGCGGCACCAACTGCAAGGACTGGCCGTACAAAAACGTCCGGACCCCGGCGCCGGTGGAATACAAGGGTTCGGCCGACATCGTCGTCATCGGCACCACGGGCGACCCGGCCACCCCGGTGGAATGGGCCAGCTCCCTGCGCAAGCAGCTGGGTCAAGCCTCCCTGCTGACGTGGGAGGGTGAGGGCCACACGGCCTACGGCCGCTCCAACGACTGCATCGGCAACGCCGTCGACGGTTACCTCGTCGACGGGAAGACCCCGGCGGACAACACCGTCTGCTGA